From the genome of Malus sylvestris chromosome 6, drMalSylv7.2, whole genome shotgun sequence, one region includes:
- the LOC126625864 gene encoding calcium-dependent protein kinase 1-like, which yields MGNNCSSGTLPSSAQDPADHHHHPSNGAVRILPPNAPAPPKPKHHTPPTTTSASSTAPIGRVLGRPMEDVRSTYTFGRELGRGQFGVTYLVTDKQTKQLFACKSIATRKLTIQDDVEDVRREVQIMHHLTGHRNIVELKGAYEDRHSVNLIMELCAGGELFDRIIAKGHYSERAAANLCRQIVTVVHYCHSMGVMHRDLKPENFLLLSKDEDSPLKATDFGLSVFFKPGDVFKDLVGSAYYVAPEVLRRRYGAEADIWSAGVILYILLCGVPPFWGENEQGIFDAILRGHLDFSSDPWPSISSSAKDLVKKMLRADPKERLIAADVLSHPWMREDGDASDKPLDIAVLSRMKQFRAMNKLKKVALKVIAENLSEEEIIGLKEIFKSMDTDNSGTITYEELKAGLPKLGTKLSESEVRQLMEAADVDGNGTIDYIEFITATMHMNRMEREDHLYTAFEYFDKDKSGYITMEELEQALKKYNMGDEKTIKEIIAEVDTDRDGRINYDEFAAMMRKGNPELVTNRRRK from the exons aTGGGCAACAACTGCAGCAGCGGCACTCTCCCCTCCTCCGCCCAAGACCCGGccgaccaccaccaccacccatcAAACGGTGCCGTCCGCATCCTCCCTCCCAATGCCCCCGCCCCACCGAAACCCAAACATCATACACCCCCAACCACCACCTCCGCTTCCAGCACCGCTCCCATCGGCCGGGTCCTCGGCCGGCCCATGGAAGACGTCCGGTCCACCTACACCTTCGGCCGCGAGCTCGGCCGCGGCCAATTCGGCGTCACCTACCTCGTCACTGATAAGCAGACCAAGCAGCTGTTTGCCTGCAAATCCATCGCCACCCGCAAGCTCACCATTCAAGACGACGTGGAGGACGTCCGCCGCGAGGTCCAGATCATGCACCACCTCACCGGCCACCGCAACATCGTCGAGCTCAAGGGAGCTTACGAGGACCGACACTCCGTGAACCTCATCATGGAGCTCTGCGCCGGCGGCGAGCTCTTCGATCGGATCATTGCCAAAGGGCATTATTCCGAGCGAGCTGCGGCCAATCTCTGCCGCCAGATCGTCACCGTGGTCCACTACTGTCACTCGATGGGGGTTATGCATCGGGATTTGAAGCCGGagaacttcttgctcttgagcAAGGACGAGGACTCGCCGCTCAAGGCCACCGATTTCGGGCTTTCGGTGTTTTTTAAGCCAG GAGATGTATTTAAGGATCTTGTGGGAAGTGCATATTATGTTGCTCCTGAAGTGCTACGTCGTCGTTATGGAGCTGAGGCTGATATTTGGAGTGCAGGGGTGATACTATACATTCTACTTTGTGGGGTACCACCATTCTGGGGAG AGAATGAACAAGGTATCTTTGACGCAATCCTTCGGGGACATCTTGACTTCTCATCTGACCCTTGGCCTTCCATATCCAGCAGTGCCAAAGATCTTGTGAAGAAAATGCTACGAGCTGATCCTAAGGAACGACTTATAGCGGCTGATGTCCTAA GCCATCCATGGATGCGAGAAGATGGTGATGCATCTGATAAACCTCTTGATATTGCCGTTCTATCTAGAATGAAACAGTTCAGGGCAATGAACAAACTCAAGAAAGTAGCATTGAAG GTAATTGCAGAAAATCTTTCTGAAGAGGAAATCATAGGCTTGAAGGAAATATTCAAATCCATGGACACAGATAACAGTGGAACAATTACATATGAAGAGTTAAAAGCTGGCCTTCCAAAACTCGGTACCAAGCTCTCTGAGTCAGAAGTGAGACAGTTGATGGAAGCG GCTGATGTGGATGGAAATGGAACAATTGACTACATCGAGTTTATAACAGCTACTATGCACATGAATAGAATGGAAAGAGAGGACCATTTATACACAGCCTTTGAATATTTTGACAAAGACAAGAGCGG GTACATCACGATGGAAGAATTGGAGCAAGCACTTAAGAAGTATAATATGGGCGATGAGAAAACAATTAAGGAAATCATTGCAGAAGTTGACACGGACCGT GATGGAAGGATTAACTACGATGAATTTGCAGCCATGATGAGGAAAGGCAATCCTGAGTTGGTCACAAATAGacgaagaaaataa